One region of Oscillatoria salina IIICB1 genomic DNA includes:
- the crn3 gene encoding CRISPR-associated ring nuclease Crn3/Csx3, which yields MNNPALKLNLSEPQIWENLSYQVLTIELTAPDRIIDPEDISNLELPTNINFRGGIVISGRAPIWLYSYLTHECHPTSWIACYDPRLGAVVTATHSRDLKVGQVIPITVSNGRQHSTEDLCPALLIVGPPNSGKSVLSHALFQALLLKNPNIYLQRAHWDGEGNYVLELGEDATEEEIERFKAANKGQLSSRFFPYHAQAILELRRQKALVIVDVGGMVQPEKLPLLEACSHYLIISSQAEEIEKWHEFCHDRGNLFPIAEIFSILTDVKMVTQEKPYLKMTAGPWICGETKTLPKELLERVSGLLVGS from the coding sequence ATGAACAACCCCGCCTTAAAACTAAACCTCAGCGAACCGCAAATCTGGGAAAATCTTTCCTACCAAGTTCTCACTATCGAACTAACCGCACCCGACCGAATTATTGACCCAGAAGACATCAGCAACTTAGAATTACCAACAAATATCAACTTTCGCGGGGGGATAGTCATTTCTGGTCGCGCTCCAATTTGGTTGTATTCTTACTTAACTCACGAATGTCATCCCACCAGTTGGATCGCCTGTTATGACCCCAGACTGGGGGCGGTAGTGACGGCAACTCACTCTCGCGACTTGAAAGTTGGTCAAGTGATTCCGATAACTGTCAGCAACGGACGACAACATTCTACCGAAGATTTGTGTCCGGCGTTGCTGATAGTCGGTCCGCCAAATAGTGGTAAAAGTGTTCTTTCCCATGCTTTATTTCAAGCTTTATTGTTAAAAAATCCTAACATATATCTCCAACGCGCCCACTGGGATGGCGAAGGAAATTATGTTTTAGAGTTGGGGGAAGACGCCACGGAGGAGGAGATTGAACGATTTAAGGCGGCGAATAAGGGACAGTTAAGTAGTCGCTTTTTTCCCTATCACGCCCAAGCTATCCTGGAATTGCGGCGACAGAAGGCTTTGGTTATCGTCGATGTGGGCGGAATGGTACAACCGGAAAAACTGCCATTACTGGAGGCTTGTAGCCATTATTTGATTATTAGTTCCCAAGCTGAGGAAATTGAAAAATGGCATGAATTTTGTCATGACCGTGGAAATCTTTTCCCGATCGCAGAAATTTTCAGTATTCTCACGGATGTGAAAATGGTCACTCAAGAGAAACCATATTTAAAGATGACTGCGGGTCCTTGGATTTGCGGTGAAACGAAAACGTTACCAAAAGAGTTGTTAGAAAGAGTGTCTGGTTTGCTAGTCGGCAGTTGA
- a CDS encoding ribonucleotide-diphosphate reductase subunit beta: MKELSNITSFSPISNLVVQTATMPISPIFNPQGNDDIAHRTMWFGETTNLMQLNDVRYTWAVGLYMQMREQFWIPQKLDVTQDVVDYWNLTPQERYAYNGILSYLTFLDSVQTCNIPHIKSSITAPEISLCMSEQISQEAMHNHSYQYLIESIIPPEQRHAVYDFWRTDKVLFSRCQFVAELYQKYVSNPTQENYFIALIADYLLEGMYFYNGFIFFYNLASRMLMPGSADVFKLINRDELSHVRLYQRVVTEAMQVFPHSVDTIYEMFDQAVNHECQWTNHIVGNNILGITEQSTEQYTKYLANIRLRAIGLDSLYKEAKYQKSPYTHLERFSDTKKEGNTKSNFFEATVTSYVMSSGISGWDEI, translated from the coding sequence ATGAAAGAATTGTCAAATATAACTTCCTTTTCCCCAATTTCCAATCTAGTCGTTCAAACCGCGACAATGCCCATCAGCCCTATTTTTAATCCCCAAGGTAACGATGATATCGCTCATCGAACCATGTGGTTTGGCGAAACAACTAACCTCATGCAACTCAACGACGTTCGTTATACTTGGGCTGTGGGATTGTATATGCAAATGAGAGAACAGTTTTGGATTCCACAAAAACTAGATGTAACTCAAGATGTTGTTGATTACTGGAATCTGACACCACAAGAACGCTATGCTTATAACGGAATTTTGAGTTATTTAACCTTTTTAGACTCAGTACAAACTTGCAATATTCCTCACATCAAAAGCAGCATCACAGCCCCAGAAATTAGCTTGTGTATGTCCGAGCAAATTTCCCAAGAAGCCATGCACAATCATAGTTACCAATACTTAATTGAAAGTATTATTCCCCCCGAACAACGTCATGCAGTTTATGACTTTTGGCGAACCGATAAAGTACTGTTTAGTCGCTGTCAATTCGTAGCAGAACTGTATCAAAAATATGTTTCTAATCCGACACAGGAAAACTATTTTATTGCTCTCATTGCCGATTATTTACTAGAAGGAATGTATTTTTATAACGGCTTTATTTTCTTCTACAATTTGGCTTCTCGAATGTTGATGCCTGGAAGTGCAGATGTGTTTAAACTGATTAATCGAGATGAACTTTCTCACGTTCGCTTGTATCAACGAGTGGTGACAGAAGCGATGCAAGTATTTCCTCATTCTGTAGACACGATTTACGAAATGTTTGACCAAGCAGTGAATCACGAATGCCAATGGACAAATCATATCGTTGGCAATAATATTTTGGGAATTACAGAACAAAGTACCGAGCAATACACTAAGTATCTTGCAAATATTAGGTTGCGGGCAATTGGCTTAGACTCGTTGTACAAAGAAGCAAAATATCAGAAAAGCCCTTATACTCATTTAGAACGTTTTTCTGATACCAAAAAAGAAGGTAATACTAAATCGAATTTCTTTGAGGCAACAGTTACGAGTTATGTTATGTCGTCAGGGATTAGCGGTTGGGATGAGATTTAA